The following are from one region of the Streptomyces tuirus genome:
- a CDS encoding carbohydrate ABC transporter permease, which translates to MTQVLDKPLELTTPPSPAERTAHRRALLEWIAIHSLGIAAALFFTLPFVFVLLTSLMSDSQALSRDLIPHTWEWGNYAEVFDTPGFLTWWKNTLIYAGLGTVLTVVSSIPVAYALAKFRFRGRNLALMLVISMMMLPPQVIIIPMYLFWAKQLDLSGSLWPLIIPMAFGDAFSIFLLRQFLTTIPDEYVDAAKVDGCGDLRTLLKVVLPMAKPGIAAVALFQFFYAWNDYFGPQIYASENPGAWTLSYGLESFKGAHHTDWNLTMAATVLVMAPVILVFFFAQKAFVEGVTLTGVKG; encoded by the coding sequence ATGACGCAGGTGCTCGACAAGCCCCTGGAGCTGACGACACCCCCGTCGCCGGCGGAACGCACGGCCCACCGCAGGGCCCTGCTGGAATGGATCGCGATCCACTCCCTCGGCATCGCGGCGGCCCTCTTCTTCACGCTCCCGTTCGTCTTCGTCCTCCTCACCTCCCTCATGAGCGACAGCCAGGCGCTCAGCCGCGACCTGATCCCGCACACCTGGGAGTGGGGCAACTACGCCGAGGTGTTCGACACCCCCGGCTTCCTCACCTGGTGGAAGAACACCCTGATCTACGCGGGTCTGGGCACGGTCCTCACGGTCGTCTCCTCGATCCCCGTGGCCTACGCCCTGGCCAAGTTCCGCTTCCGCGGCCGCAATCTGGCGCTGATGCTGGTCATCTCGATGATGATGCTGCCGCCGCAGGTGATCATCATCCCGATGTACCTGTTCTGGGCGAAGCAGCTGGACCTGTCCGGCTCGCTCTGGCCGCTGATCATCCCCATGGCGTTCGGCGACGCGTTCTCGATCTTCCTGCTGCGGCAGTTCCTGACGACGATCCCCGACGAGTACGTGGACGCGGCCAAGGTGGACGGCTGCGGCGACCTGCGCACGCTGCTGAAGGTCGTTCTGCCGATGGCCAAGCCGGGCATCGCCGCAGTGGCCCTCTTCCAGTTCTTCTACGCGTGGAACGACTACTTCGGCCCCCAGATCTACGCCTCGGAGAACCCGGGCGCCTGGACGCTCTCCTACGGCCTGGAGTCGTTCAAGGGCGCCCACCACACCGACTGGAACCTCACCATGGCCGCCACCGTGCTGGTCATGGCCCCCGTGATCCTCGTGTTCTTCTTCGCGCAGAAGGCGTTCGTGGAGGGTGTCACGCTCACCGGAGTAAAGGGTTAG
- a CDS encoding 6-phospho-beta-glucosidase, protein MKLTVVGGGSTYTPELVDGFARLRDTLPVGELVLMDPDRDRLDLVGGLARRIFARQGHAGRVTTTTGLDEAVDGADAVLLQLRVGGQAARQQDETWPLECGCVGQETTGAGGLAKALRTVPVVLDIAERVRRTNPRAWIIDFTNPVGIVTRALLQAGHKAVGLCNVAIGLQRKFAALLSVEASAIHLDHVGLNHLTWETAVRLGGPEGEDVLPKLLGEHGDTIAADLRLPRPLLDTLGVIPSYYLRYYYAHDEVVKELGTKPSRAAEVAEMERRLLAMYADPALDEKPELLAKRGGAFYSEAAVDLAAALLGGGGSPYQVVNTYNRGTLPFLPDDAVIEVQAAVGAKGAAPLPVPPVDPLHAGLMAGVTAYEDLALQAALHGGRDRVFRALLSHPLVGQYAYAETLTDRLIAHNREHLAWA, encoded by the coding sequence ATGAAACTCACCGTGGTCGGCGGAGGCTCGACCTACACCCCCGAACTCGTGGACGGCTTCGCCCGTCTGAGGGACACCCTGCCCGTCGGGGAACTGGTCCTCATGGACCCCGACCGGGACCGTCTCGACCTCGTCGGCGGCCTGGCCCGCCGCATCTTCGCCCGCCAGGGCCACGCGGGCCGCGTCACCACGACGACCGGCCTCGACGAGGCGGTGGACGGCGCGGACGCGGTCCTGCTGCAACTCCGCGTCGGCGGCCAGGCGGCCCGTCAGCAGGACGAGACCTGGCCCCTGGAGTGCGGCTGTGTGGGCCAGGAGACCACCGGTGCCGGCGGCCTGGCGAAGGCCCTGCGCACGGTCCCGGTCGTCCTGGACATCGCGGAGCGCGTCCGCCGCACCAACCCCCGGGCCTGGATCATCGACTTCACCAACCCGGTCGGCATCGTCACCCGCGCCCTGCTCCAGGCGGGCCACAAGGCGGTGGGCCTGTGCAACGTGGCGATCGGCCTGCAGCGCAAGTTCGCGGCCCTGCTCTCCGTGGAGGCCTCCGCGATCCACCTGGACCACGTCGGCCTCAACCACCTCACCTGGGAGACGGCCGTACGCCTCGGCGGCCCGGAGGGCGAGGACGTCCTGCCGAAACTGCTGGGCGAGCACGGCGACACCATCGCGGCCGACCTCCGCCTGCCCCGCCCCCTGCTCGACACCCTGGGCGTTATCCCCTCCTACTACCTGCGCTACTACTACGCGCACGACGAGGTCGTAAAGGAACTGGGCACGAAGCCGTCCCGGGCGGCCGAAGTCGCCGAGATGGAACGCCGGTTGCTCGCGATGTACGCCGACCCGGCCCTGGACGAGAAGCCGGAGCTGCTCGCCAAGCGGGGCGGGGCCTTCTACTCGGAGGCGGCGGTGGACCTGGCAGCGGCCCTGCTGGGCGGCGGCGGTTCGCCGTACCAGGTGGTGAACACGTACAACCGGGGCACGCTGCCGTTCCTCCCCGACGACGCGGTGATCGAGGTCCAGGCGGCCGTGGGGGCCAAGGGAGCGGCCCCGCTCCCCGTCCCGCCCGTGGACCCGCTCCACGCGGGTCTGATGGCCGGCGTCACGGCCTACGAGGACCTGGCCCTCCAGGCCGCCCTGCACGGCGGCCGGGACCGCGTCTTCCGCGCCCTCCTCTCCCACCCCCTCGTCGGCCAGTACGCGTACGCCGAGACGCTCACCGACCGGCTGATCGCACACAACCGGGAGCACCTCGCGTGGGCGTGA
- a CDS encoding N-acetylglucosamine kinase, which yields MGVTARVLAIDAGNSKTDVAVVTADGDVLATARGGGFRPPAVGVDTAMNGLAATVAQALTAAGVTSVTHVSACLANADFPVEEEQLAAAVRERAWGTTVTVRNDTFAILRAGAREPRGVAVVCGAGINCVGMRPDGRTARFPALGRVSGDWGGGWGLSEEALWHASRAEDGRGAPTALSRTLPAHFGLPSMYALVEALHLEHVPPLRRHELTPVLFATAAEGDPIARAIVERQAEEVVSMAVVALTRLDLLTEETPVLLGGGVLAARHPQLHDHIAHLLTERAPKAVPQVVTASPVLGAALLGLDRVGSREEAQGRLRRYYGV from the coding sequence GTGGGCGTGACCGCACGTGTCCTCGCCATCGACGCGGGCAACAGCAAGACGGACGTCGCGGTCGTGACGGCGGACGGGGACGTCCTCGCCACGGCACGCGGGGGCGGCTTCCGTCCACCGGCCGTGGGCGTGGACACCGCGATGAACGGCCTCGCCGCGACGGTGGCGCAGGCCCTCACCGCCGCCGGGGTCACCTCGGTCACCCACGTCTCGGCGTGCCTCGCCAACGCCGACTTCCCCGTCGAGGAGGAGCAACTGGCCGCGGCGGTGCGGGAACGCGCCTGGGGCACGACGGTGACGGTCCGCAACGACACCTTCGCGATCCTGCGGGCCGGTGCCCGCGAACCTCGGGGGGTGGCGGTGGTGTGCGGCGCGGGCATCAACTGCGTGGGCATGCGCCCCGACGGCCGCACGGCCCGCTTCCCGGCCCTCGGCCGCGTCTCCGGCGACTGGGGCGGCGGCTGGGGCCTGTCCGAGGAGGCCCTGTGGCACGCGTCCCGGGCGGAGGACGGCCGCGGCGCCCCCACCGCCCTGTCCCGCACCCTCCCGGCCCACTTCGGCCTGCCCTCCATGTACGCCCTCGTCGAGGCGCTGCACCTGGAGCACGTCCCGCCGCTCCGGCGCCACGAACTGACCCCGGTCCTCTTCGCCACGGCGGCCGAAGGCGACCCGATCGCCCGGGCGATCGTGGAACGCCAGGCCGAGGAGGTGGTCTCCATGGCGGTCGTCGCCCTGACCCGCCTCGACCTCCTCACCGAGGAGACCCCCGTGCTCCTGGGCGGCGGCGTCCTGGCGGCCCGGCACCCCCAACTGCACGACCACATCGCACACTTGCTGACGGAGCGGGCCCCCAAGGCGGTACCGCAGGTGGTGACGGCGAGCCCGGTGCTCGGCGCGGCACTGCTGGGCCTGGACAGAGTCGGCTCGCGGGAGGAGGCGCAGGGGCGGTTGCGGAGGTACTACGGCGTGTGA
- a CDS encoding glutamate ABC transporter substrate-binding protein, whose product MNGPGAKGGTTVRDALRGWGGVTAMAVVCALVALVALCLPPLTTTAQNTTATTQTAGTEAEEDCEAPEKQTLSPSSADGDTIRAIKNRTGEKRKLIVGVDQNSYRWGYRNPNSGKKAELEGFDIDLVHRIAKDILGDPDAVQFKAIPTDQRIPAIQDGRVDMVVRTMTINCDRIGDVAFSAPYFKTGQQVLAPKSSPVKGYDDTLADRRICTAAGSTAFAALEADQKAGKLPASTDISTTVPNQLDCLVRLQLGEVDAVVTDGALAASQAAQDPTVQLKGDAFTAEYYGVAMKKSADDLVRRVNQILVDYRKDTADGWQASYEKWLSATLGKDAKKSEPPAPQYLRTT is encoded by the coding sequence ATGAACGGGCCGGGGGCGAAGGGAGGAACGACCGTGCGAGACGCACTCAGGGGCTGGGGCGGGGTGACCGCGATGGCTGTCGTCTGCGCCCTGGTGGCGCTGGTGGCCCTCTGCCTGCCGCCGCTCACCACGACCGCCCAGAACACCACCGCGACCACCCAGACCGCCGGGACCGAGGCGGAGGAAGACTGCGAGGCCCCCGAGAAGCAGACGCTGTCCCCCTCCTCGGCCGACGGCGACACCATCCGCGCGATCAAAAACCGTACGGGCGAGAAGCGCAAGCTGATCGTCGGCGTCGACCAGAACAGCTACCGCTGGGGCTACCGCAACCCCAACAGCGGCAAGAAGGCGGAGCTCGAGGGCTTCGACATCGACCTGGTCCACCGCATCGCGAAGGACATCCTCGGCGACCCGGACGCCGTCCAGTTCAAGGCCATCCCCACCGACCAGCGCATCCCGGCCATCCAGGACGGCCGCGTCGACATGGTCGTCCGCACCATGACGATCAACTGCGACCGCATCGGCGACGTCGCCTTCTCCGCGCCCTACTTCAAGACCGGGCAGCAGGTCCTGGCCCCGAAGTCCTCCCCCGTCAAGGGCTACGACGACACGCTCGCTGACCGCAGGATCTGCACGGCGGCCGGCTCCACGGCGTTCGCCGCGCTGGAGGCGGACCAGAAGGCCGGCAAGCTCCCCGCGAGCACGGACATCTCCACCACCGTCCCGAACCAACTCGACTGCCTGGTGAGGCTCCAGCTCGGCGAGGTCGACGCCGTGGTCACCGACGGCGCCCTCGCGGCGAGCCAGGCGGCACAGGACCCGACGGTTCAGCTCAAGGGCGACGCCTTCACTGCCGAGTACTACGGCGTGGCGATGAAGAAGAGCGCGGACGATCTGGTACGCCGGGTCAACCAGATCCTGGTGGACTACCGCAAGGACACCGCGGACGGCTGGCAGGCGTCGTACGAGAAATGGCTGTCGGCAACACTGGGCAAGGATGCGAAGAAGTCGGAACCACCGGCACCGCAGTACCTCCGCACCACCTGA
- a CDS encoding coiled-coil domain-containing protein produces MGVTGSTGPVMDRDEVDRALARLGAEHEAIETSLLALQDHAGRRLLEGAELTGVTRERWTSTEASITLLWTYFDAYTDALRSARDIRSRRRWSSREDLVELTELLNGDSVTVAGSATATANAPTLHGSPTKLSERYSLGTLVDRMNELYATSLDMVVAADAVWSALPARIDLLAAELQRTRRLAHSVGVRPGEHPAGDDLERITRILTKLREQVVSDPLAFWQAAEGSSAPGGGRPDTTVYDREARALEEVRREIDAVLTVRQDAEKRIVKLRDILSRADRTLAEARTARGEVLAKIAATEVPVVGGPPTVLQEQLAAAAEYRRQAQWHRLSPLLESLEQKAEDELLRARESLTAVTAPLAVRAELRGRLDAYRAKVARHGFAEDALLIERYEKARRMLWSAPCDLRAAEQAVLRYQHAAAELFGAPRVPGQGGPEDDRRGPGA; encoded by the coding sequence ATGGGCGTCACGGGATCCACCGGGCCGGTGATGGACCGGGACGAGGTGGACCGTGCGCTGGCGCGGCTCGGCGCGGAGCACGAGGCGATCGAGACCTCGCTCCTCGCCCTGCAGGACCACGCGGGCCGCAGACTCCTGGAGGGCGCCGAGCTCACCGGCGTCACCCGGGAGCGCTGGACGTCCACGGAGGCGTCGATCACGCTGCTGTGGACGTACTTCGACGCGTACACCGACGCGCTGCGCTCCGCCCGCGACATCCGCTCGCGCCGCCGCTGGTCCAGCCGCGAGGACCTGGTGGAGCTGACGGAGCTGCTGAACGGCGACTCGGTGACCGTCGCGGGTAGCGCCACGGCGACGGCCAACGCCCCCACCCTGCACGGCAGTCCGACGAAGCTCAGCGAGCGCTACTCGCTCGGCACGCTCGTCGACCGGATGAACGAGCTGTACGCGACGAGTCTGGACATGGTGGTCGCCGCGGACGCGGTCTGGTCGGCCCTGCCGGCCCGGATCGACCTGCTCGCCGCGGAACTCCAGCGCACCCGGCGGCTCGCGCACTCGGTCGGTGTGCGTCCGGGCGAGCACCCGGCGGGCGACGACCTGGAGCGCATCACGCGGATACTGACGAAGCTGCGCGAGCAGGTGGTCTCGGACCCGCTGGCGTTCTGGCAGGCCGCGGAGGGCAGTTCGGCACCGGGCGGCGGCCGGCCGGACACGACGGTGTACGACCGCGAGGCGCGCGCCCTGGAGGAGGTACGCCGGGAGATCGACGCCGTGCTGACCGTGCGGCAGGACGCCGAGAAGCGGATCGTGAAGCTGCGGGACATCCTCAGCCGCGCGGACCGCACGCTCGCCGAGGCGCGCACGGCACGCGGCGAAGTCCTCGCGAAGATCGCGGCGACGGAGGTGCCGGTCGTCGGCGGGCCGCCGACCGTGCTCCAGGAGCAGCTGGCGGCGGCGGCCGAGTACCGCAGGCAGGCGCAGTGGCACCGGCTGTCCCCGCTGCTGGAGTCGCTGGAACAGAAGGCCGAGGACGAACTGCTGCGCGCCCGTGAGTCGTTGACGGCGGTCACCGCCCCGCTGGCGGTCCGCGCCGAGCTGCGCGGCCGGCTCGACGCGTACAGGGCGAAGGTCGCCCGGCACGGCTTCGCCGAGGACGCGCTGCTGATCGAGCGGTACGAGAAGGCGCGCCGCATGCTGTGGAGCGCGCCCTGCGACCTGCGCGCCGCCGAGCAGGCGGTACTGCGCTACCAGCACGCGGCGGCGGAGCTGTTCGGCGCCCCGCGGGTGCCGGGGCAGGGTGGGCCCGAGGACGACCGGAGGGGGCCGGGCGCGTGA
- a CDS encoding serine/threonine-protein kinase, with protein sequence MSQAPHEPAGGPARTCQRPTCEGTYEDVGGGELYCDTCGLAPVVAANGEVGSPPTGITAGGRGGSRGSAGSGSSRSSGRSSRTSSQSSKSRRSVSGRLSRSLSGKSTGRSVSVRSSGSTAGSGSRGRLGAGLVQVPPIPRPDPREMVRDNPEVPERKRFCSRSDCGAQVGRARGDRPGRTEGFCTKCGHPYSFVPKLTAGDVVHGQYEVVGCLAHGGLGWIYLAVDRAVSDRWVVLKGLLDTGDQDAMAAAISERRFLAEIEHANIVRIYNFVEHLDQRTGSLDGYIVMEYVGGKSLKEIANARRTPQGRRDPLPVEQACAYGIEALEALGHLHSRNLLYCDFKVDNAIQTEDQLKLIDMGAVRRMDDEESAIYGTVGYQAPEVAEAGPSVASDLYTVARTLAVMTFDFQGYTNVYVDSLPDPDHIEVFRQYESFYRLLVRATDPDPARRFASAQEMTEQLTGVLREVVSLQTGRARPALSTLFGPELRVTDTELFPRLEGEVSRLGARLVHARAGAGASAALPQARRPGTRQSLVKPVDAPAAAFALPVPRVDPTDPNAGFLAGLMTSAPAELLGALAAAPAPSIETRLRQIRAWLETGEPAAALQALVALEGERPDDWRVVWYRGVAALVTGDDEGAALAFDAIYDAFPGEIAPKLALGLCAEVLGQLDNAAEYYRLVWSTDPSHVSAAFGLARVQLATGDRRGAVRTLESVPESSIHYTAARVAAVRARLRQRTASASDAPFLEDLTAAAAQVEALEAYGLDPARREQLSAEVLGCALDWVLSGGQGSAPPAAGGRTLLGSGLDERGLRFGLERSYRMLARLARGGEERIDLVERANRYRPRTWV encoded by the coding sequence ATGAGTCAGGCACCGCACGAGCCGGCGGGCGGGCCTGCGCGCACCTGCCAGCGCCCGACGTGCGAGGGCACCTACGAGGACGTGGGCGGCGGCGAACTGTACTGCGACACCTGCGGTCTGGCCCCGGTCGTCGCCGCGAACGGCGAGGTCGGCTCGCCTCCCACCGGCATCACCGCCGGGGGCAGGGGCGGCTCCCGCGGCTCCGCCGGCAGCGGCAGTTCCCGCTCCAGCGGCCGCAGTTCACGGACGTCGTCCCAGTCGTCGAAGTCCCGACGGTCGGTGTCGGGTCGCCTGTCCCGGTCGCTGTCGGGCAAGTCGACGGGCCGCTCGGTGTCGGTGCGCAGCTCCGGCTCGACCGCCGGTTCCGGCTCCCGGGGCCGGCTCGGCGCGGGTCTGGTGCAGGTGCCGCCGATCCCGCGGCCCGACCCGCGCGAGATGGTCCGGGACAACCCCGAGGTGCCCGAGCGGAAGCGGTTCTGCTCGCGCTCGGACTGCGGCGCCCAGGTGGGCCGGGCGCGCGGTGACCGGCCGGGCCGTACGGAGGGCTTCTGCACCAAGTGCGGCCACCCGTACTCCTTCGTGCCGAAGCTGACGGCCGGGGACGTGGTGCACGGCCAGTACGAGGTGGTCGGCTGTCTGGCGCACGGCGGTCTCGGCTGGATCTACCTCGCCGTCGACCGGGCGGTCTCGGACCGCTGGGTGGTCCTCAAGGGCCTGCTGGACACGGGTGACCAGGACGCGATGGCGGCGGCGATCTCCGAGCGGCGCTTCCTCGCGGAGATCGAGCACGCCAACATCGTGCGGATCTACAACTTCGTGGAGCATCTGGACCAGCGCACGGGTTCGCTCGACGGCTACATCGTCATGGAGTACGTCGGCGGCAAGTCCCTCAAGGAGATCGCCAACGCCCGCCGCACCCCGCAGGGCAGACGCGACCCGCTGCCGGTGGAGCAGGCCTGCGCCTACGGCATCGAGGCGCTGGAGGCGCTCGGGCACCTGCACAGCCGGAACCTGCTGTACTGCGACTTCAAGGTCGACAACGCGATTCAGACCGAGGACCAGCTGAAGCTGATCGACATGGGTGCGGTGCGCAGAATGGACGACGAGGAGTCGGCCATCTACGGCACGGTCGGCTACCAGGCCCCCGAGGTGGCCGAGGCGGGCCCGTCGGTGGCGAGCGACCTCTACACCGTCGCCCGCACCCTCGCCGTCATGACCTTCGACTTCCAGGGCTACACGAACGTCTATGTGGACTCCCTGCCCGACCCGGACCACATCGAGGTGTTCCGGCAGTACGAGTCGTTCTACCGGCTCCTGGTCCGGGCCACGGATCCCGACCCGGCGCGCCGGTTCGCCTCCGCGCAGGAGATGACCGAGCAGCTGACGGGCGTCCTGCGGGAGGTCGTCTCCCTGCAGACGGGCCGGGCCCGCCCCGCCCTGTCCACGCTGTTCGGACCGGAACTGCGGGTCACGGACACGGAGTTGTTCCCCCGGCTGGAGGGCGAGGTGTCCCGCCTGGGGGCGCGGCTGGTGCATGCCCGGGCCGGCGCGGGCGCTTCCGCCGCCCTGCCGCAAGCGCGGCGTCCCGGGACCCGGCAGAGCCTCGTCAAGCCCGTCGACGCCCCCGCCGCCGCCTTCGCCCTGCCCGTGCCGCGCGTCGACCCCACCGACCCCAACGCCGGTTTCCTGGCGGGCCTGATGACCTCCGCCCCCGCGGAGTTGCTCGGCGCCCTGGCAGCCGCCCCCGCCCCGTCGATCGAGACGCGGCTGCGGCAGATCCGGGCCTGGCTGGAGACCGGTGAACCGGCCGCCGCGCTGCAGGCGCTGGTCGCGCTGGAGGGCGAGCGGCCCGACGACTGGCGGGTGGTCTGGTACCGGGGCGTGGCCGCGCTGGTCACCGGCGACGACGAGGGTGCCGCCCTCGCCTTCGACGCGATCTACGACGCCTTCCCGGGCGAGATCGCGCCCAAGCTGGCGCTCGGCCTGTGCGCGGAGGTGCTGGGGCAGCTGGACAACGCCGCCGAGTACTACCGGCTGGTGTGGTCGACCGACCCGAGCCATGTGAGCGCCGCGTTCGGGCTGGCCCGCGTCCAGTTGGCGACCGGGGACCGGCGCGGTGCCGTACGGACGCTGGAGTCGGTCCCGGAGTCCTCCATCCACTACACGGCCGCCCGGGTGGCGGCGGTCCGGGCGCGGCTGCGGCAACGGACGGCGAGCGCCTCCGACGCGCCGTTCCTGGAGGATCTGACGGCCGCCGCGGCGCAGGTCGAGGCGCTGGAGGCGTACGGTCTGGATCCGGCGCGGCGGGAGCAGTTGTCGGCCGAAGTCCTCGGTTGCGCGCTCGACTGGGTACTCTCCGGGGGCCAGGGTTCCGCCCCTCCCGCCGCCGGGGGACGGACACTGCTCGGCAGTGGCCTGGACGAGCGGGGCCTGCGTTTCGGTCTGGAGCGCTCGTACCGCATGCTGGCCCGGCTGGCGCGGGGCGGCGAGGAGAGGATCGACCTGGTGGAACGTGCCAATCGTTACCGCCCCCGGACGTGGGTGTAG
- a CDS encoding PP2C family serine/threonine-protein phosphatase, which translates to MSQMPQLSACPSCEEPLESGDRFCGACGYDLSAVPERPEDNPTIAMNGSVPAQGAAAGAYPEPPPAPPAGAAWPAPGPDGAHAAHLPGTDSGGSALPPETPPPPSAPPAAGVRFDRPPQPDGPAASPEIYQTQPDEYLLQAPDPRVSAEPAAQPAAAGGKVCVACRAGRVDDDGYCENCGHAQPRERDHMEQESGPVAAVSDRGLRHHRNEDAFAIGTTALPDGSPASVAIVCDGVSSATRPDDASAAASKAAGDTLLAALPRGTHPQQAMHDAILTASRAVNSLAAEPATAREQAPHQNAPACTIVGAVVTSGLLIVGWVGDSRAYWVPVDRSAPPARLTEDDSWAAQMVAAGLMNEAEAYADERAHAITGWLGADAYELEPHTAAFKPDRPGVVVVCTDGLWNYAEAADEMARIVPLDAAVHPLHSARVLLGHALDGGGHDNVTVALVPFPAVPQGAGSA; encoded by the coding sequence ATGTCGCAGATGCCCCAGTTGTCCGCCTGCCCGAGCTGCGAGGAACCCCTCGAGTCGGGTGACCGTTTCTGCGGCGCGTGCGGATACGACCTGTCCGCCGTGCCGGAACGGCCGGAGGACAACCCGACCATCGCCATGAACGGCTCGGTGCCCGCCCAGGGCGCTGCCGCCGGCGCGTACCCCGAGCCCCCGCCGGCGCCGCCCGCCGGCGCGGCCTGGCCCGCCCCCGGGCCCGACGGCGCGCACGCGGCGCACCTGCCGGGCACGGACTCGGGCGGCTCCGCGCTGCCGCCGGAGACACCCCCGCCGCCGAGCGCCCCGCCTGCCGCGGGCGTGCGGTTCGACCGGCCGCCGCAGCCCGACGGGCCCGCCGCGTCGCCGGAGATCTATCAGACACAGCCCGACGAGTACCTCCTCCAGGCACCGGACCCACGGGTGTCCGCCGAGCCGGCGGCGCAGCCCGCGGCCGCCGGCGGCAAGGTCTGCGTCGCCTGCCGGGCCGGCCGCGTGGACGACGACGGCTACTGCGAGAACTGCGGCCACGCCCAGCCGCGCGAACGGGACCACATGGAGCAGGAGTCCGGCCCGGTGGCCGCGGTCAGCGACCGCGGCCTGCGCCACCACCGCAACGAGGACGCGTTCGCCATCGGCACCACCGCGCTGCCCGACGGCTCCCCCGCCTCCGTCGCGATCGTCTGCGACGGCGTCTCCTCGGCGACCCGCCCCGACGACGCCTCCGCCGCGGCGTCCAAGGCGGCGGGCGACACGCTGCTGGCGGCCCTGCCGCGCGGCACCCACCCGCAGCAGGCGATGCACGACGCGATCCTCACCGCCTCGCGCGCCGTCAACTCGCTCGCCGCGGAACCCGCCACGGCCCGCGAGCAGGCCCCCCACCAGAACGCCCCCGCGTGCACCATCGTCGGCGCCGTGGTGACGTCGGGCCTGCTGATCGTCGGCTGGGTCGGCGACAGCCGCGCCTACTGGGTCCCGGTCGACCGCAGCGCTCCCCCCGCCCGGCTCACCGAGGACGACTCCTGGGCCGCACAGATGGTCGCGGCGGGCCTGATGAACGAGGCCGAGGCCTACGCCGACGAACGCGCCCACGCGATCACCGGCTGGCTCGGCGCGGACGCCTACGAACTGGAGCCGCACACCGCCGCGTTCAAGCCGGACCGCCCCGGCGTGGTGGTGGTCTGCACCGACGGCCTGTGGAACTACGCGGAGGCGGCCGACGAGATGGCCCGGATCGTCCCGCTCGACGCCGCCGTGCACCCCCTGCACAGCGCCCGCGTGCTCCTCGGCCACGCGCTGGACGGCGGGGGCCACGACAACGTAACAGTGGCGCTCGTGCCGTTCCCGGCCGTGCCCCAGGGGGCAGGATCGGCCTGA
- a CDS encoding vWA domain-containing protein, with product MANFSKSNVPQFSVDVYQNEYLPEGAGEVNAIVTVTATGGGTIGSAVAAPHLYSPGQGPSAAVAIMVDCSGSMDYPPTKMRNARDATAAAIDTLRDGVHFAVIGGTHVAKEVYPGGGRVAVADATTREQAKQALRSLSAGGGTAIGTWLKLADRLLSSADVAIRHGILLTDGRNEHESPQDLKAALDACAGRFTCDARGVGTDWEVKEVTGIASALLGTADIVADPAALAADFTHMMETAMGKEVADVSLRLWTPVDTTVKFVKQVAPTVEELTGRRTEAGPRAGDYPLGSWGDESRDYHVCVEVPVADIGQEMLAARISLVVPQPDGSAQNLGAQGLVRAVWTDDMVASTSINPQVAHYTGQAELAQVIQQGLDLRKSGDMDGATAKLGRAVQLASASGNADTAKLLAKVVDVVDAATGTVRLKAKVAEADEMTLETRSTKTVRVKK from the coding sequence ATGGCCAATTTCTCGAAGTCGAACGTGCCCCAGTTCTCGGTGGACGTCTACCAGAACGAGTACCTGCCGGAGGGCGCCGGCGAGGTCAACGCCATCGTCACGGTGACGGCGACCGGCGGCGGCACGATCGGCAGCGCGGTCGCGGCGCCCCACCTCTACTCGCCCGGCCAGGGCCCCTCGGCGGCCGTGGCGATCATGGTCGACTGCTCGGGGTCGATGGACTACCCGCCGACCAAGATGCGCAACGCCCGCGACGCGACGGCCGCGGCGATCGACACCCTGCGCGACGGCGTGCACTTCGCGGTGATCGGCGGGACGCACGTGGCGAAGGAGGTCTACCCGGGCGGCGGGCGGGTCGCGGTCGCCGACGCCACCACCCGCGAGCAGGCCAAGCAGGCGCTGCGCTCACTGAGCGCCGGCGGCGGCACGGCCATCGGCACCTGGCTGAAACTCGCCGACCGCCTGCTCTCCTCCGCGGACGTAGCGATCCGGCACGGCATCCTGCTCACCGACGGCCGCAACGAACACGAGTCGCCCCAGGACCTCAAGGCCGCGCTCGACGCGTGCGCCGGGCGTTTCACGTGTGACGCGCGCGGCGTGGGCACCGACTGGGAAGTGAAAGAAGTCACAGGGATCGCCTCGGCCCTGCTCGGCACCGCCGACATCGTCGCCGATCCGGCCGCGCTCGCCGCCGACTTCACGCACATGATGGAGACGGCGATGGGCAAGGAGGTCGCGGACGTCTCCCTGCGGCTGTGGACCCCGGTCGACACCACCGTGAAGTTCGTCAAGCAGGTCGCGCCGACGGTCGAGGAGCTGACCGGCCGGCGCACCGAGGCGGGTCCGCGCGCGGGCGACTATCCCCTTGGTTCCTGGGGAGACGAGTCCCGTGACTACCACGTCTGCGTCGAGGTCCCGGTGGCGGACATCGGGCAGGAGATGCTGGCGGCCCGGATCTCCCTGGTCGTTCCGCAGCCCGACGGCAGCGCCCAGAACCTCGGCGCGCAGGGTTTGGTGCGGGCCGTGTGGACGGACGACATGGTCGCGTCCACGTCGATCAACCCTCAGGTCGCCCACTACACCGGGCAGGCCGAACTGGCGCAAGTCATCCAACAAGGGCTGGATCTCCGCAAGTCTGGCGATATGGACGGAGCAACGGCCAAACTGGGCCGGGCCGTTCAGCTCGCGAGTGCCTCCGGGAACGCCGATACTGCGAAACTGCTTGCGAAGGTGGTGGACGTGGTCGACGCCGCGACCGGTACTGTGCGACTGAAGGCGAAGGTCGCGGAGGCTGACGAGATGACGCTCGAAACCCGCTCCACCAAGACCGTTCGCGTCAAGAAGTGA